A segment of the Fibrobacter succinogenes subsp. succinogenes S85 genome:
CAGACAAGGCATAACGGTTGTGAGCAAACGTACAACGAGCAAGCGTCACATTGGGGCTTTCATCAACCCAAAGGCCATAATAGTTATTGAAGAAATTGACGTTTTCAAGAGTACCGCTAGAACGGAAAATCGTATTGCGGAACGCATTCTCGACGGTCAAGTTCTTTATTTCAAACGGTTGTGCGCTAGACATGATGTGGAAACCATTCCAGTTTGCCACAGAATCGGCTCCGCTAAAGACAACGGGTTTATCGTTTGTACCCGCAATTTTTACCGAGCCCTGGATCATGAGTTTTGCAAACTCGCCCATCAAAACGGTCACGCCCGGTTCAATGACGAGCGTATCCGTAGCGCCGACAACCACGCTCTGTTCGAGCACGTAAGGGCTATCCTTTTCTTGCAAAAAGACCTTGTTGTTTTCGGCCACCGGGAACGGCATTCCAGAAGCGACAGCCACGCTAGCAACAGTCGCCACAGCAACGAGAGAGGAACAGATTAAATTTTTCATTGAACGTTCCTCAAGGTGATTTTCTGATTGACGTTCATGCTCGGAAGCGTATCGCCTGCGACAAGGTCGCGAACATCTATAACAGCCACGAGATTCATTTCAGCAGATGATATAATTCCATGAGTGACATCAAAGAGAACCATGCCATCGCCCACGACATAGTCGCTACTCTTCAGCTGTAAATTCGAAGTTGTATCCGGGAGTTCAAGGTATTTCACGCCCATGTGTATTTTAGCCATGCGCACGCCATCCTGGAGGAAAACGTCTTGCAGCGTGAATGTCTTATAAACGGTCGTGGAACTATTGCCCTTGCCGAAAATCGGCATCTGGCGTTCCCAGGATTCGCCAAGTTTGACCGACTTTTCGGGGAGAAGCGGCTGGGCCTTGAGGAAAAGCGGAATGAGGTTCAGATCATCTTCGGAAGGCATTTCGACCGCATTTTCGATAGTCGGGTCCGTGATGATGCCATCGTGATCAAGCTTGAACTGGAAATTCTGAATGGATAAATACTTTTCAATGTTGCGGAATTCATCAACGGAGCGCTTGTCGCTTGTGTAATCGACGGAATCGATTTTCATTTCAAAGCGGCCCGAGCCATCGTCATATGACATGAGAAGGCTCATCGTGCTGCGTACATTCACGTGGGTACGCATGGATTCGGGTTCGTTGATGGAATCGCCGGGGATGCTTGCATTCAGCGTTGATTCAAGAACGAACGTCTGCGGAGAAACGGTCTTCGTGTTAAAAGAAAGATGGATTTCGTTCCGTTCACAGGAACAAAGTGTCAATAACGCAATAGAGAGCGCCGAGAAAGCGCTAAACTTGGTAAAATTCATGTAATAAATTTAAGTAAAAAATATTACGGAGTTTGCGGTTTCGCGCCAGTATCCCCTTTTTCAAGGCGCATCTGCTGGAAAAAGCCTTTCAGAAGGCCAAGGCATTCGTCTGCGAGAATACCTCCCGTGACTTCAACGGCGCGCTTGAG
Coding sequences within it:
- a CDS encoding right-handed parallel beta-helix repeat-containing protein; amino-acid sequence: MKNLICSSLVAVATVASVAVASGMPFPVAENNKVFLQEKDSPYVLEQSVVVGATDTLVIEPGVTVLMGEFAKLMIQGSVKIAGTNDKPVVFSGADSVANWNGFHIMSSAQPFEIKNLTVENAFRNTIFRSSGTLENVNFFNNYYGLWVDESPNVTLARCTFAHNRYALSVRAGRVVSNGTSISENVYGLYLETAGKLDGDTDLIRNNQESDIRSEAADLKTSKKRVRRNVWHNIEARF